In one window of Gossypium arboreum isolate Shixiya-1 chromosome 4, ASM2569848v2, whole genome shotgun sequence DNA:
- the LOC108458131 gene encoding pathogenesis-related protein STH-2 has product MGVVTYNYESTSPVAPARLFKAFSLEADKVWPKAAPQAVKSVEVEANPGPGSIVKINFAEGLPFQYMKHQIGGHDDKNLSYSYSLIEGGPLGDKLEKISYDNKFEAAAGGGSLCKSSMKFYTVGDYVITEDEIKAQIKGSEGVYKAVEAYLLANPDACN; this is encoded by the exons ATGGGTGTTGTTACTTATAACTATGAGTCTACCTCTCCAGTCGCCCCTGCCAGGCTTTTCAAGGCTTTTTCTCTTGAAGCTGACAAGGTTTGGCCCAAGGCTGCTCCTCAGGCAGTCAAGAGTGTTGAGGTTGAAGCTAATCCTGGCCCTGGAAGTATCGTAAAGATCAACTTTGCTGAAG GCCTTCCATTCCAATATATGAAGCACCAGATTGGAGGACATGACGACAAGAATTTGTCATACAGTTATAGTTTGATCGAAGGTGGACCTTTGGGGGacaagcttgagaaaatcagctatgacAACAAGTTTGAGGCAGCTGCAGGTGGAGGAAGCCTTTGCAAGAGCTCGATGAAATTTTACACTGTTGGCGACTATGTGATCACTGAAGATGAGATCAAGGCTCAAATCAAAGGGAGTGAAGGAGTTTACAAGGCTGTTGAAGCTTACCTCTTGGCTAACCCTGATGCCTGCAACTAA